TAGACGCCCTCCGCTTGAAGCAGTCCTTCGTGCGTATCCCGCTCGACGATTTCGCCTCGGTCGATCACCATAATCGAATCGGCGTCGCGGATCGTGTTGAGCCGGTGGGCGATGATGAAGCTCGTTCGTCCCTGCATGATGTGCAGCAGCGCATCCTGAATGTGGAGCTCCGTCCGCGTGTCGATGCTGCTCGTGGCCTCATCCAGAATGAGGATCGACGGCCGGGCGAGAATAACCCTGGCGATGGCGAGCAGCTGCCGCTGGCCCTGGCTCAAATTGCCGCCGTTCTCCGACAGCATCGAGTCGTACTGCAGCGGCAGGCGCCGGATGAAGCCGTCCGCATTGGCCATAACCGCCGCAGCCTTCACCTCCTCGTCGGTGGCGTCCTCCCTGCCGTATTTAATATTTTCCTTGATCGTTCCGGAAAATAAATACGTGTCCTGCAGCACGATGCCGAACGCTTTGCGCAGGCTGTCCCGGGTGTACGAGCGGATATCCCGTCCGTCGATGCGGATCGTGCCGCTCGTCGTATCGTAAAACCGCGTCAGCAGGTTGACGATCGTCGTTTTGCCCGCCCCGGTCGGGCCGACAAGCGCCGTGCTGCTGCCGGCCGCGGCGGCGAAGCTGACGTTTTTCAGGATCGGCGCTTCGGGGCGGTAGCCGAACGACACGTTGTCGAATTCCACAAGCCCCTTCGGATTGACCAGCTGGGCCGCGCCCGGCGGATCGTCCGGCTCCTCCTTCTCGTCAAGCACCTCGAACACCCGCTCCGCTCCGGCGATGCCCGACTGCAGCACGTTATACGTGTTGGCGATGTCGTTCAGCGGCCGGACAAACTGCCGGGAATAGCTGAGGAAGCTGGCGATGACGCCGACGGAGATGAGCCCTTTGATCGCCAATATGCCGCCGACGATCGCCACTGCGGCGAAGCCGAGGTTGTTGATGACGCCGAGCAGCGGCATCAGGAAGCCGGACCAGATCTGCGCCTGCGTGCCGACCTCGCGCAGCCTGCCGTTCACTTCCGAGAATTCCCGGATCGCTTTCTCCTCATGATTGAACGCTTTCACGACCAGCAGACCGGAAATCGTCTCCTCGATCTGCCCGTTCAGCTTGCCGAGCTGCGCCTGCTGGTTGCGGAACAGGACGCTCGTCCGTTTCGTCACGGTCCGCGCCAGCACATAAACGAGCGGAACCGTAATGAGGCTCGCCAGCGTCAGCAGAGGGCTCAGCACGAGCATCATGATCAGCGAACCGACGATCGCGATCGCTCCCGTCATCAGCTGCGTCGTTGTCTGCGAGACGGTCATATTGACGTTGTCGATATCGTTTGAGAGCCGGCTCATCACTTCGCCGTGCCTGCGCGTATCGAAGAAAGCGAGCGGCAGCTTCTGCAGCTTGCCGAACAGCGCTTCCCGCAGCGCCTTTACGATCCGCTGCGCAATGCCCGCCATCATCCAGCCCTGCATGAGCGTCAGTCCGGCGTCGCAGACGTAGGAAATCGCCAGCGCGATCAGCACGATGTGCAGCAGCTTGAAGTTCACGTTCCCCGCCGCGCCGGCCATCGAGTCGACAGCGCGGCCGATCAAGTACGGACCGACGAGCGTTACGAGTGCATCGACCAAAATAAACGCGAAAACGAGCGACAGCCGCCTGCGTTCCTGCCCGATGTACGACCACAGCCGCCGCAGCGTGCCGCGGAAATTTTTCGGCTTCTGCACAGGCCCGCCTCTGCCGCCGGGCCTTCCCCCGAATCCGCCGGGCATACCGGGCGGGCCCGGAACGGAGGCTGCCGGACGTCTCGGTTCCTGCTCATTCGGCTGCGGCATGGATTTCCACCTCTTTTCCGATTTGGGAACGGTAAATTTCCCGGTACACCTCGCAGCTGCCCAGCAGCGTTTCATGGCTGCCGATGCCGACGATTTCGCCGTCGCTTAACACGACGATTTTGTCCGCATCCATCACCGACGTGATGCGCTGGGCGATTAAGAGGCACGTAATGCCCTTCGCAAACTGGCGCAGCGCCGCCTTGATTGACGCTTCCGTCGCAGCGTCCACCGCGCTTGTGCAGTCGTCGAGAATGAGGATGTCGGGCTTGCGTACGAGCGCTCTTGCGATGGACAGCCGCTGCTTCTGCCCGCCCGACAGGTTGACGCCGCCC
This genomic window from Paenibacillus humicola contains:
- a CDS encoding ABC transporter ATP-binding protein → MPQPNEQEPRRPAASVPGPPGMPGGFGGRPGGRGGPVQKPKNFRGTLRRLWSYIGQERRRLSLVFAFILVDALVTLVGPYLIGRAVDSMAGAAGNVNFKLLHIVLIALAISYVCDAGLTLMQGWMMAGIAQRIVKALREALFGKLQKLPLAFFDTRRHGEVMSRLSNDIDNVNMTVSQTTTQLMTGAIAIVGSLIMMLVLSPLLTLASLITVPLVYVLARTVTKRTSVLFRNQQAQLGKLNGQIEETISGLLVVKAFNHEEKAIREFSEVNGRLREVGTQAQIWSGFLMPLLGVINNLGFAAVAIVGGILAIKGLISVGVIASFLSYSRQFVRPLNDIANTYNVLQSGIAGAERVFEVLDEKEEPDDPPGAAQLVNPKGLVEFDNVSFGYRPEAPILKNVSFAAAAGSSTALVGPTGAGKTTIVNLLTRFYDTTSGTIRIDGRDIRSYTRDSLRKAFGIVLQDTYLFSGTIKENIKYGREDATDEEVKAAAVMANADGFIRRLPLQYDSMLSENGGNLSQGQRQLLAIARVILARPSILILDEATSSIDTRTELHIQDALLHIMQGRTSFIIAHRLNTIRDADSIMVIDRGEIVERDTHEGLLQAEGVYYRMFYNQFKNLEGAFD